The following proteins are co-located in the Vigna angularis cultivar LongXiaoDou No.4 chromosome 2, ASM1680809v1, whole genome shotgun sequence genome:
- the LOC108327106 gene encoding 40S ribosomal protein S27-2: MVLQNDIDLLNPPAEIEKRKHKLKRLVQSPNSFFMDVKCQGCFNITTVFSHSQTVVVCGNCQTVLCQPTGGRARLTEGCSFRKKGD; encoded by the exons ATG GTTCTTCAAAATGATATTGATTTGCTGAATCCTCCCGCTGAGATTGAGAAGAGGAAGCACAAACTTAAGCGTCTTGTTCAGTCCCCAAACTCTTTCTTCATG GATGTTAAGTGTCAGGGTTGCTTTAACAT AACGACTGTGTTTAGCCACTCTCAGACTGTTGTTGTATGTGGGAACTGCCAGACTGTCTTGTGCCAGCCAACTGGTGGACGGGCAAGACTAACTGAGGGATGCTCTTTTAGGAAGAAGGGTGATTGA